From Acaryochloris thomasi RCC1774, the proteins below share one genomic window:
- a CDS encoding type II toxin-antitoxin system VapC family toxin, translating into MLLCDTSPLIAIINKRDRNHHRCVDALSTLEKPLLTTLFCFTEAMYLLGARDGWRGQETLWQFRQRDVLLLYPLNDLQLDRAYALMEQYRNVPMDLGDASLVVAAETLKQNRIFTLDKDFYIYRLPGNQAFEVIPGLQ; encoded by the coding sequence ATGCTGCTGTGTGACACTTCTCCTCTCATTGCAATCATTAACAAACGAGATAGAAATCATCATCGCTGTGTTGATGCGCTCTCAACATTAGAAAAGCCTTTACTCACCACATTATTTTGCTTTACGGAAGCCATGTACTTACTGGGAGCGCGCGATGGCTGGCGAGGTCAAGAAACACTCTGGCAATTTCGGCAACGGGACGTACTGTTGCTCTATCCCTTAAATGATCTGCAGCTGGACCGTGCCTATGCTCTGATGGAGCAATATAGAAACGTACCGATGGATCTAGGCGATGCCTCTCTAGTCGTTGCTGCTGAAACCCTCAAGCAGAACCGTATCTTTACGCTGGATAAGGATTTCTACATCTATCGCCTGCCAGGGAACCAAGCCTTTGAGGTGATTCCAGGATTGCAATGA